DNA sequence from the Methanolobus sp. ZRKC5 genome:
TCAAACTTGCTCTATTCTTTTTTTATTTTGAGTTATATTTCGCTTTTCATTCGAGCAAGGGGACAGTGAGGCTTCCCTGTGGTAGAATTACCGCATAAGGCTCCTTTCCCTGCTCTTTTACTTTTTCTATTGCCCTGTCAAAGGTTTCCTGTATATCCATGCATGGCTCCAGCTTAGCCATTTTGATTGTATCATGGTGCAGGTCCGATATCGCCCACATTTCTGCATAAACACCTATCTGTGCCATCTTGGCTGCTTTATGATACCCCAGTTTGTATCCTTCATCTATCTTGCACATTACATCTTCGCATGTATTTGCAGAACAGAGCAGGTTCAGGAATGTGTCATCTCCCACGCCATCCCTGCATTTGGATACAAGGATGATGATTCCTCCTTCCTTAAGTGCAAGTTTTCCATTCTCAAGTGCTTTTTGGGATTGGTAAAGGTCAATATCCATAGGGTAGGGTGCAGCGGTGAGCACGATGTTTCCTTTACGGGTGCACTTTGAACAGAACACCTCATTTGCTTTTTCAACTGCAATGTCAAAGGACTCAAAAAGATCGCCTGAAATCATGGCATACAATCCGTGGTCTGCTGTCAGGACGGTCTGTATGGAGAATACGTTCAGGTCCTTTAGTACTTTCATTGCATCTTCCATATCTTCTGCAACAGGATTTCCTTTGATTGCAAGGGGTTGTGCAGCATCAGATAGTGCATGTTTGTGATTCATTTCGATGGTCTTGTATGCTGCAACACCTGGAAGGAATGCTTTTCTTCCACCGGTATAACCTGCAAAATAATGAGGCTCCACACTTCCGATAACTATGATGTTCTTGCTCTCGTTCACCATCTTGTTGAGGTACATCTCAGTGCCATTGGATGATACTCCCAGGTATTCCATGTCCTCATCCCTGCGTGCATCATGGACGAATATCCTGTCCTTGAACTCATCGTATATTTCCCCGAAAATATACCTGAACTCATCTTCAGTTGGTCCTCTGTGTGCACCGGTGGCAACAAGGAACCTTACATCATCATGGTTCCTGAGGGCATCACGCATCTCAGCAAGCACCTTTGCTGTGGGTGTCGGTCTGGTTGCATCGTTAACCAGTATCAGTATCTTGTCACTTTTCTTTACAAAATCCCCAAGAGACTTCATTCCAACAGGATTGTTCAAAGACTCAGTGATAATGTCAGATTCATCTCCAACTTCTACATGGTTAGGTGCAATGACCTCATGAGGAATTTCCACATCAAGGTCTACGAATTCTTTTCCATAAGGTATCTGTATTTTGATAAAAACTCCTCCGCGGATATTGTTGTATCTGGATAGTTCATAATAGGAAGATTTATTTATAGAATTCTGTCTTCATATATGCAGGCATCAGAAATTTAATGTTCTATTCCTGATTTCCCGGAAATAGGTGAGTAATTGATAGAACCCACACAGCTCCTGTACTTTCTTGCAGCATCAATAGCTCTGACTTTGTTACCTGGTCCTGATATCATCTTTGTTCTCACAATGAGCATATCTCAGGGAAAGGCAGCCGGAATGTCAACTGCATCAGGTCTGTGTACAGGATTATTGTTCCACACAACAGCAGCAGCATTGGGTGTTTCTGCTATATTGTATAGTTCGGCAGTTGCTTTTTCAATACTGAAATATGCAGGAGCAATCTATCTTCTTTATCTTGCTTACAAAGCAATTCGCGAAGAAGGCGGTTTTGCATCCATGGAGAGCGTAAAAAAGACCGATCATTCCCTCCTTTACAGGAGAGGTATCTTTATGAACCTGCTGAATCCCAAAGTTTCCTTATTCTTCCTGGCATTCCTGCCCCAGTTCGTGAATACAAATGCCGGAAGTGTTCCAACACAGATGATCTTCCTTGGGGCTGTATTCCTTGTCCAGGCTTTAGTTGTCTTTTTCATTGTATCTTTCTTTGCAGGTTTTATTGGCATCAAAATTATGGAAAGGCCGAATATGGGTAAACATATCAACAGGGCTAAAGCAGGAATATACTCATTCATCGCTGTGGAGCTTGCGCTTTCAAATCAGTAAATGAAATTCGGGTTATTCTTTTGTATATTCACGGAATAGTTATATTGTAACAGTCAAATCTCTTCCTAGGTAGCTGGTCCATGTATGAGTTGAGAATAGCCCTGAGGCACATAAGTGCACGCAAGCGTCTTACTTTCTTTGCAGTGTTTGCGGTAGCTCTGGCTATTGCAGTTATTGTTGTTCTTATGTCCATGATGACCGGGTTCACTGAAGAGCTGATCTCCACCACAGTGGAGAATTCTCCGCATATTGTTGTGAGCTCAGCAGATCAGAAAGAGGATTATGTTCATTTCTACAATTATTACTCTGGGCAGATAGCTGCTATGGATGGAGTCGAGGCTGTGTCTCCTGTATTCATTGGGCAGGCGGCTATAAGCCATAAGGATAATGCAGAGGGCATTAATCTCAATGGAATTGACCCAATTGCAGAAGATGCTGTTATGCGCATATCTGATGACATTGTTTCAGGTGATCTCTTTGCTCTTGGTAGGAGTAACAATGGTATCGTTATTGGTGACAAGCTTGCAGAGGATCTTGAAGTTGTCACAGGACAAAATGTTGACATTGTCATGCCGGGGTTTGGAGCTTCATCCTACAAAATAATAGGCATATTCAGCAGCGGAACTCCGAACGATGAAAGCATTGCTTACATTCGGTTTGACTCTGCCCTGGATTTCTTTGATGAGAATGGTGTTGCAAGCAAGATCAATATAAGGGTTGTCGATCCTTTCCAGGCGGATATTATTGCGAATTCAATTGAGCGGGACACAGGGCTTGATGCTTTAAGCTGGATAGAGACTAACAAAGAGATTCTTGATCTGCTCAATACGCAGGTATTGATCGTGTGGCTGTATTATGGTCTGATATACATGATAGCAGGTTTTGGTATTGCTAATACTCTTTTTACAGTTGTCATGGATAAGAAAAGTGAGATTGGAATGTTAATAGCAATGGGTGCTTCTAAGAGAAATATCACGATGATATTCCTTCTTGAGTCGCTCATACTGGGCACAATGGGTGTATTACTTGGATGCGTGATGGGTTATTTAGGTTCAACTGCGCTGTCCTCATATCAAATAGACCTTCCTCAGGAGATGTACTTCGGTCTGACAACTCTTCCGCTTAAAACTGATATCATGAACTATGCTTATGCAATTGTATTTTCTTTCATTATCAACATAGTTGCAGGTGTTTATCCTGCAAGGCGTGCGGCTGAACTTGATCCTGTGGAAGCCATCGAAAGTGCATGATCGTTCTTGTCTTTCTAACTAAAGCATAAAAGTTTGTTCGTATATGGACGAAAGGTATATATATACAAAAGACGTTTGTGTAATTGCGAACGGGTTTATTTTTAGGTCTATTTATTAGTACCTCTCCAATACACTCCAACCACCATACCTGTACATTCAACCCCCCCTTTGCCCGTTCGCATCCCTATGTTTTTTTATAAAGCGTACCAATAACGTTTCATGAAGATTGTGATCGAGACGCCGAAATACAGTTTTTTTAAATATAATAAAAAAGGATCACAGTTCGTCAAAGAATTCCTGTCACCTATACCGACAATATTCAATTATGGTTTTATTGAAGGGAGCATTGCCGATGATGGCATGGAAAAAGATGTGATGGTGATAGGTCCCCGAATGCCACAAGGTGCAGTTTTCGAAGTGATGAAAACAGATGGTCTTGTCCGTTTCATTGATGATTCTCTTGTGGATAACAAAGAGATAGTCTATTTAGAAGGTTCCTTCTCAAAACCAGTCTTTTACTTTTACTTTCATCTCTATGCAACATTCAAGATAATGTACTATCTTATTCTCAAAAAAAAGATGTCAGTTTGCAGATTCGAGGGAATTGTCTGGTACAACGGGGAGCCGGAAAAATAACATTAAGCTGGGACAGTGTTTGTTCTATTTATCTTGTAGAT
Encoded proteins:
- the larA gene encoding nickel-dependent lactate racemase, whose protein sequence is MNKSSYYELSRYNNIRGGVFIKIQIPYGKEFVDLDVEIPHEVIAPNHVEVGDESDIITESLNNPVGMKSLGDFVKKSDKILILVNDATRPTPTAKVLAEMRDALRNHDDVRFLVATGAHRGPTEDEFRYIFGEIYDEFKDRIFVHDARRDEDMEYLGVSSNGTEMYLNKMVNESKNIIVIGSVEPHYFAGYTGGRKAFLPGVAAYKTIEMNHKHALSDAAQPLAIKGNPVAEDMEDAMKVLKDLNVFSIQTVLTADHGLYAMISGDLFESFDIAVEKANEVFCSKCTRKGNIVLTAAPYPMDIDLYQSQKALENGKLALKEGGIIILVSKCRDGVGDDTFLNLLCSANTCEDVMCKIDEGYKLGYHKAAKMAQIGVYAEMWAISDLHHDTIKMAKLEPCMDIQETFDRAIEKVKEQGKEPYAVILPQGSLTVPLLE
- a CDS encoding ABC transporter permease, yielding MYELRIALRHISARKRLTFFAVFAVALAIAVIVVLMSMMTGFTEELISTTVENSPHIVVSSADQKEDYVHFYNYYSGQIAAMDGVEAVSPVFIGQAAISHKDNAEGINLNGIDPIAEDAVMRISDDIVSGDLFALGRSNNGIVIGDKLAEDLEVVTGQNVDIVMPGFGASSYKIIGIFSSGTPNDESIAYIRFDSALDFFDENGVASKINIRVVDPFQADIIANSIERDTGLDALSWIETNKEILDLLNTQVLIVWLYYGLIYMIAGFGIANTLFTVVMDKKSEIGMLIAMGASKRNITMIFLLESLILGTMGVLLGCVMGYLGSTALSSYQIDLPQEMYFGLTTLPLKTDIMNYAYAIVFSFIINIVAGVYPARRAAELDPVEAIESA
- a CDS encoding LysE family translocator — encoded protein: MIEPTQLLYFLAASIALTLLPGPDIIFVLTMSISQGKAAGMSTASGLCTGLLFHTTAAALGVSAILYSSAVAFSILKYAGAIYLLYLAYKAIREEGGFASMESVKKTDHSLLYRRGIFMNLLNPKVSLFFLAFLPQFVNTNAGSVPTQMIFLGAVFLVQALVVFFIVSFFAGFIGIKIMERPNMGKHINRAKAGIYSFIAVELALSNQ
- a CDS encoding inorganic diphosphatase, which translates into the protein MKIVIETPKYSFFKYNKKGSQFVKEFLSPIPTIFNYGFIEGSIADDGMEKDVMVIGPRMPQGAVFEVMKTDGLVRFIDDSLVDNKEIVYLEGSFSKPVFYFYFHLYATFKIMYYLILKKKMSVCRFEGIVWYNGEPEK